The proteins below are encoded in one region of Bifidobacterium catenulatum DSM 16992 = JCM 1194 = LMG 11043:
- a CDS encoding Rid family detoxifying hydrolase, with protein sequence MSEKMEAVATSEAPAALGAYSQAVKANGFVFVSGQLGIDPATGELAGETAGEQAAQALKNIKHILDAAGTGIEHVCRATIYMKNVEDFHEIDDVYAQAFIGSVKPARVAFGGNNIPKGALVEIDAIAVL encoded by the coding sequence ATGAGCGAGAAGATGGAAGCGGTTGCGACTTCTGAAGCCCCGGCTGCACTGGGCGCATACAGCCAGGCCGTGAAGGCCAACGGTTTCGTGTTCGTCTCAGGCCAGCTGGGCATCGACCCGGCCACCGGCGAACTGGCCGGCGAAACCGCCGGCGAGCAGGCAGCCCAGGCACTGAAGAACATCAAGCACATTCTTGACGCCGCAGGCACCGGCATCGAGCACGTCTGCCGCGCCACCATCTACATGAAGAACGTCGAAGACTTCCACGAGATCGACGACGTGTATGCGCAGGCCTTCATCGGCTCCGTGAAGCCGGCCCGCGTCGCGTTCGGCGGCAACAACATTCCGAAGGGCGCTCTCGTTGAGATCGACGCCATCGCTGTGCTCTGA
- the atpA gene encoding F0F1 ATP synthase subunit alpha, translating into MAELTIDPTTIRKALDEFVESYKPSDTPTQEVGYVATAGDGIAHVTGLPGCMANELLTFEDGTLGLAFNLDAREIGVVILGDFAGIEEGQEVRRTGEVLSVPVGDGYLGRVVDPLGNPIDGLGEIKTEGRRILEAQAPDVMHRHPVDEPMSTGLKAIDAMTPIGRGQRQLIIGDRQTGKTAIAIDTIINQKRNWESGDPKKQVRCIYVAIGQKGSTIASVKQSLEESGAMEYTTIVASPASDSAGFKYIAPYTGSAIGQHWMYNGKHVLIVFDDLSKQAEAYRSISLLLRRPPGREAYPGDVFYLHSRLLERCAKVSDDLGGGSMTGLPIVETKANDVSAYIPTNVISITDGQIFLQSDLFNANQRPAVDVGISVSRVGGAAQTKALKKVSGTLKISLAQYRSLESFAMFASDLDAASKAQLNRGSHLTELLKQPQFSPYSMEQEVVSVWAGTHGKMDDLPLNDVLPFEKAMLDYLDHNTDILKTIRETEDFTADTEAALDKAVEAFRETFVTSAGKPLVEKKSDIKNATPVEQEKIVAGEK; encoded by the coding sequence ATGGCAGAACTTACCATTGATCCCACCACGATACGCAAGGCGCTCGATGAGTTCGTCGAGTCGTACAAGCCGTCGGACACCCCGACCCAGGAGGTCGGTTATGTCGCGACTGCTGGCGACGGCATTGCGCACGTGACGGGACTGCCTGGTTGCATGGCCAATGAGCTGCTGACCTTCGAAGACGGCACGCTTGGCCTGGCGTTCAACCTTGACGCCCGCGAGATCGGTGTGGTTATCCTCGGCGACTTCGCAGGTATCGAAGAAGGCCAGGAAGTGCGTCGTACCGGCGAAGTGCTCTCCGTGCCCGTCGGCGACGGCTACCTTGGCCGCGTCGTGGACCCGCTAGGCAACCCGATTGATGGTCTTGGCGAGATCAAGACCGAAGGCCGTCGTATTCTCGAGGCCCAGGCACCTGACGTTATGCATCGTCATCCAGTTGACGAGCCAATGTCCACCGGTCTGAAGGCCATCGACGCAATGACGCCTATCGGCCGTGGCCAGCGCCAGCTTATCATTGGCGACCGCCAGACCGGTAAGACCGCTATCGCAATCGATACGATCATCAACCAGAAGCGTAACTGGGAATCCGGCGACCCGAAGAAGCAGGTGCGTTGCATCTACGTGGCCATCGGTCAGAAGGGCTCCACCATCGCATCGGTGAAGCAGTCCCTCGAAGAATCCGGTGCCATGGAGTACACCACCATTGTGGCCTCACCGGCTTCCGATTCCGCAGGCTTCAAGTACATCGCACCGTACACCGGTTCCGCCATCGGACAGCACTGGATGTACAACGGCAAGCACGTGCTCATCGTCTTCGACGATCTGTCGAAGCAGGCTGAGGCTTACCGTTCGATTTCCCTGCTGCTGCGCCGCCCGCCGGGACGTGAGGCATACCCGGGCGATGTGTTCTACCTGCACTCCCGTCTGCTCGAACGTTGCGCCAAGGTTTCCGATGACCTCGGCGGCGGTTCGATGACCGGCCTGCCGATCGTCGAAACCAAGGCAAACGACGTGTCCGCTTACATTCCGACCAACGTGATTTCCATCACCGACGGTCAGATCTTCCTGCAGTCCGACCTGTTCAACGCGAACCAGCGTCCGGCTGTCGACGTCGGTATCTCCGTGTCCCGAGTCGGTGGCGCGGCACAGACCAAGGCGTTGAAGAAGGTCTCCGGTACGCTGAAGATCTCCTTGGCCCAGTACCGTTCCCTGGAATCCTTCGCCATGTTCGCATCCGACTTGGATGCGGCTTCGAAGGCCCAGCTGAACCGCGGCTCCCACCTGACCGAGCTGCTCAAGCAGCCGCAGTTCTCCCCGTATTCCATGGAACAGGAAGTCGTCTCCGTGTGGGCCGGCACCCATGGCAAGATGGATGACCTGCCGCTGAACGACGTGCTGCCGTTCGAGAAGGCCATGCTGGACTACTTGGACCACAACACCGATATTCTCAAGACCATCCGCGAGACCGAAGACTTCACCGCCGACACCGAGGCTGCCCTCGACAAGGCTGTGGAAGCGTTCCGTGAGACCTTCGTAACCAGCGCGGGCAAGCCGCTGGTCGAGAAGAAGTCTGACATCAAAAACGCTACTCCGGTCGAGCAGGAAAAGATCGTCGCAGGAGAGAAGTGA
- the nucS gene encoding endonuclease NucS: MRIIVADCSAEYSGRLNASLPLAKRVLLIKADNSLLIFSELGSYKPLNWMAAPCTIKDITPDHADDDVETEVPQKVIRASADKSNDVLEVTLQHIYSDETYDLGEDPGLIKDGVEDHLQKYLAEQIERIGEGATLVRREYPTAIGPVDIMAIDASGKHVAIEIKRNGGIDGVEQLTRYCELLNRDPLLAPVRGIFAAQTITPQARVLAQDRGFDCLILDYDEMKGTEDDSLRLF, translated from the coding sequence GTGCGAATTATTGTTGCTGATTGCTCTGCCGAATACTCCGGACGTTTGAACGCGTCCCTGCCGCTTGCCAAGCGCGTGTTGCTCATCAAAGCCGACAACAGTCTGCTGATTTTCTCCGAACTTGGATCATACAAGCCGCTTAATTGGATGGCAGCGCCTTGCACCATCAAAGACATCACTCCGGACCATGCCGACGACGATGTCGAAACGGAAGTTCCACAGAAAGTCATCCGCGCTTCGGCAGATAAATCCAATGACGTGCTCGAAGTAACCTTGCAGCATATTTATTCCGATGAAACGTACGATTTGGGCGAAGATCCGGGACTGATCAAAGATGGCGTCGAAGACCATCTGCAAAAATACTTGGCTGAACAGATCGAACGCATCGGCGAGGGAGCGACGCTCGTGCGCCGCGAATACCCGACTGCCATTGGACCGGTCGACATCATGGCCATCGACGCCAGCGGCAAGCATGTTGCCATCGAAATCAAGAGAAACGGTGGTATCGACGGCGTCGAGCAGCTCACTCGCTACTGCGAACTACTCAATCGCGATCCTCTGCTGGCTCCCGTACGTGGTATTTTCGCCGCGCAGACCATCACTCCGCAGGCCCGCGTGCTTGCCCAAGACCGCGGCTTCGACTGCCTGATCCTCGACTATGACGAGATGAAGGGCACCGAAGACGACTCCTTACGACTCTTCTAG
- a CDS encoding amino acid permease yields METRHLTMISLGGVIGTGLFLSSGYTIHQAGPLGAIIAYGIGSVLVYFVMLSLGELSVAMPYAGSFHLYAKRFIGPGTAFTIAVLYWLNWAVALASEFTAAGLLMQRWFPDSPAWIWSAAFIAVVFMLNILSVRLYGESEFWFASIKVFAIIAFIVVGLLAMFGAIPIAGYDHAPLFENFYNDGWLPNGVLPIFSTLLTVVFAFSGTEVVGVAAGETKDPAQAIPKAVHTTVLRLAIFFIGSIAVMSALIPWHQSGVDTSPFVLVFQSIGMPFAGDVMNFVVLTAVLSAANSGLYVCSRMVWSLAQEGMIPRVLGKTNFHGVPVFAVLFSMAGSLLALLSSVVAASTVYLALVAVSGLATLVVWASVSVCHLRFRKQWLAQGHSVDDLKYRAPGFPFVPIAAIVMCIGALVLVICDPSQRSTLLYMIPFVAICYIGYYASVAWRRKHGELQDGTRGGTQG; encoded by the coding sequence ATGGAAACCCGCCATCTGACCATGATTTCGCTGGGTGGTGTGATCGGCACTGGCTTGTTCCTCAGCTCCGGCTACACGATTCACCAAGCCGGCCCTCTTGGCGCGATCATCGCGTATGGCATCGGATCCGTGCTTGTGTATTTTGTGATGCTCAGCCTCGGCGAACTGTCGGTGGCTATGCCGTATGCGGGCAGTTTCCACCTGTATGCGAAGCGTTTCATCGGCCCCGGCACCGCGTTCACCATCGCCGTGCTGTACTGGCTGAATTGGGCGGTGGCGCTCGCTTCGGAATTCACGGCAGCCGGTCTGCTGATGCAACGCTGGTTTCCTGATTCGCCCGCGTGGATTTGGTCCGCCGCCTTTATTGCGGTGGTGTTCATGCTCAATATTCTGTCGGTGAGGCTGTATGGCGAGTCGGAATTCTGGTTCGCATCCATTAAGGTGTTTGCAATTATCGCGTTCATTGTGGTCGGCTTGCTTGCCATGTTTGGTGCGATTCCGATTGCCGGCTACGATCATGCTCCGCTGTTTGAGAATTTTTATAATGACGGCTGGCTCCCGAATGGTGTGCTGCCGATTTTTTCGACGCTGTTGACGGTGGTGTTCGCGTTTTCGGGCACTGAGGTCGTTGGTGTTGCGGCGGGGGAGACGAAGGATCCGGCGCAGGCGATTCCGAAGGCCGTGCATACCACGGTGTTGCGTCTCGCGATTTTCTTCATCGGTTCGATTGCGGTGATGTCCGCGCTGATTCCGTGGCATCAGTCGGGTGTCGACACGAGTCCGTTTGTGCTCGTGTTCCAGTCGATCGGCATGCCGTTTGCCGGCGATGTGATGAATTTCGTGGTGTTGACGGCGGTGCTGTCCGCTGCGAATTCCGGCTTGTATGTGTGTTCGCGTATGGTTTGGTCGCTTGCGCAGGAGGGTATGATTCCGCGCGTGCTCGGCAAGACGAATTTTCATGGTGTGCCCGTGTTCGCGGTGCTCTTCAGTATGGCTGGATCGTTGTTGGCGTTGCTGTCTTCTGTGGTTGCCGCTTCGACGGTGTATTTGGCGTTGGTTGCGGTTTCCGGCTTGGCCACGCTGGTGGTGTGGGCGTCGGTTTCCGTCTGCCACTTGCGTTTCCGCAAGCAGTGGCTTGCTCAAGGCCATTCGGTTGACGATTTGAAGTATCGTGCCCCCGGTTTTCCGTTCGTGCCGATCGCTGCGATTGTGATGTGTATTGGCGCATTGGTTTTGGTAATTTGCGATCCGTCGCAGCGCTCCACATTGTTGTATATGATTCCGTTCGTTGCGATCTGCTATATCGGCTATTACGCTTCCGTGGCTTGGCGCAGAAAGCATGGCGAACTGCAGGATGGTACGCGGGGCGGTACGCAAGGCTGA
- the atpD gene encoding F0F1 ATP synthase subunit beta, producing the protein MAENQTTAAPETAAEPTAGRVTRIQGSVIDVEFPVGHLPDIYNALTVELTNTANEEGETTKKITLEVEQHLGDSTVRTVALKPTDGLVRGATVLDTGGPISVPVGDVTKGHVFDVSGNILNKKDDETITVTERWPIHRNPPAFDQLESKTQMFETGIKVIDLLTPYVQGGKIGLFGGAGVGKTVLIQEMIQRVAQNHGGVSVFAGVGERTREGNDLIGEMDEAGVLEKTALVFGQMDEQPGTRLRVPLTALTMAEYFRDVQNQDVLLFIDNIFRFTQAGSEVSTLLGRMPSAVGYQPNLADEMGALQERITSTRGHSITSLQAIYVPADDYTDPAPATTFAHLDATTELSRDIASKGIYPAVDPLSSTSRILDPRYVGQAHYECANRVKAILQRNKELQDIIALIGIDELGEEDKTTVNRARKIEQFLGQNFYVAEKFTGRPGSYVPADETIEAFTRICDGVYDDVPEQAFSGIGGIDDLEKKWHDMQKEYGA; encoded by the coding sequence ATGGCTGAGAATCAGACCACAGCGGCTCCCGAGACGGCTGCAGAGCCGACCGCTGGACGCGTCACGCGTATTCAGGGTTCGGTTATCGACGTCGAATTCCCGGTGGGCCACCTGCCCGACATTTATAACGCACTTACCGTTGAGCTGACCAACACAGCCAACGAAGAGGGCGAAACCACGAAGAAGATCACGCTTGAGGTCGAACAGCACCTCGGCGACTCCACCGTGCGTACCGTGGCATTGAAGCCGACCGACGGCCTCGTTCGTGGCGCCACCGTGCTTGACACCGGCGGTCCGATCTCCGTTCCTGTTGGCGATGTCACCAAAGGCCACGTGTTCGACGTGTCCGGCAACATCCTCAACAAGAAGGATGACGAGACCATCACGGTCACCGAGCGTTGGCCTATCCACCGCAACCCGCCGGCATTCGATCAGCTGGAATCCAAGACCCAGATGTTCGAAACCGGTATCAAGGTCATCGATCTGCTGACCCCGTACGTGCAGGGCGGCAAGATCGGTCTGTTCGGTGGCGCAGGCGTCGGCAAGACCGTGCTTATTCAGGAAATGATCCAGCGAGTCGCCCAGAACCACGGCGGTGTGTCCGTGTTCGCAGGCGTCGGCGAGCGTACCCGTGAGGGTAACGATCTGATCGGCGAAATGGATGAGGCTGGCGTTCTTGAGAAGACCGCACTGGTCTTCGGCCAGATGGATGAGCAGCCGGGTACCCGTCTGCGCGTGCCGCTGACCGCATTGACCATGGCAGAGTACTTCCGTGACGTGCAGAATCAGGATGTGTTGCTGTTCATCGATAACATCTTCCGTTTCACCCAGGCTGGTTCTGAGGTGTCCACCCTGCTCGGCCGTATGCCGTCCGCAGTGGGCTACCAGCCGAACTTGGCTGACGAAATGGGTGCCCTGCAGGAGCGAATCACTTCGACCCGCGGTCACTCCATCACCTCGCTGCAGGCCATCTACGTGCCGGCTGATGATTATACCGACCCGGCTCCTGCAACGACCTTCGCCCACTTGGATGCAACCACCGAGCTTTCCCGTGACATCGCTTCCAAGGGTATCTACCCGGCAGTGGACCCGCTGAGCTCCACCTCGCGAATCCTTGATCCGCGTTACGTGGGCCAGGCTCACTACGAGTGCGCGAACCGCGTCAAGGCAATCCTGCAGCGTAACAAGGAACTGCAGGACATCATCGCCCTGATCGGTATTGACGAGCTCGGCGAAGAAGACAAGACCACTGTGAACCGTGCTCGTAAGATCGAGCAGTTCCTCGGTCAGAACTTCTACGTCGCTGAAAAGTTCACCGGTCGCCCGGGTTCCTACGTGCCGGCCGACGAGACCATCGAAGCGTTCACCCGTATTTGCGACGGCGTGTACGACGACGTTCCGGAGCAGGCATTCTCCGGCATCGGTGGCATCGACGACCTCGAAAAGAAGTGGCACGACATGCAGAAGGAATACGGTGCGTGA
- a CDS encoding CYTH domain-containing protein, producing the protein MVEDSGRNIGDFEYTRRFFCRALPTQLDDSDSPTLIVQSYYVHQDNYALRVRLKTKSVRIAMTPDLDPLAVLEKYRDEFRIGSVTVKGPSVGGTRYEASRDLDSRIAGELIKRGGHVTIKNRFTDWIDEDGWNIDVFGGTNAPLIIAEAERIGPVTNLVIPKFCTTEITDQSRFSNEGLAANPYSRWKSEFEDELEADGPQFLDYFGTNRME; encoded by the coding sequence ATGGTTGAGGATTCAGGCAGAAATATAGGCGATTTCGAATACACGCGCCGTTTTTTCTGCCGTGCCCTGCCGACGCAGTTGGATGACAGTGATAGTCCGACATTAATCGTGCAAAGTTATTACGTTCATCAAGATAATTACGCGCTGCGCGTGCGATTAAAAACAAAGTCCGTTCGCATCGCCATGACTCCGGACCTCGACCCGCTGGCCGTGCTCGAAAAGTATCGCGACGAATTTCGGATTGGATCAGTCACCGTGAAAGGGCCGTCCGTGGGAGGCACGCGCTATGAGGCGAGCCGCGACTTGGATTCGCGCATCGCCGGGGAGCTCATCAAACGCGGCGGACACGTAACCATCAAAAACCGTTTCACCGACTGGATCGATGAGGACGGCTGGAACATCGACGTGTTCGGAGGCACCAACGCTCCCCTGATCATTGCGGAAGCGGAACGCATCGGTCCAGTCACCAATCTGGTGATTCCGAAATTCTGCACCACCGAAATCACCGACCAATCGCGGTTCAGCAATGAAGGGCTTGCCGCGAATCCATATTCACGATGGAAATCCGAATTCGAAGACGAACTGGAAGCAGACGGACCGCAATTCCTCGACTATTTCGGCACCAATCGTATGGAATAA
- a CDS encoding FKBP-type peptidyl-prolyl cis-trans isomerase, translating to MRKSTLFKAVAAACTTIMCLGFAACGSSNAKSDSSSDSSSSSSNSSSKMNQIAGVTATGEPGKKPTVSFKTPMTVEDNSYVVLQKGNGDQIEDGDRICTQGIAINVKDGSELASTWENNTPDCSTVVTSDTSQMTENYYNIFKDQKLNATIAFGVNDSNSAGTSYLMVLTIVSKSKDLTKATGTKVHNVPTDLPKVTLAKDGKPSIDMNGYKGSDTLVSQDLIKGEGAEVKDTQTVVAHYTGWLLDGTQFDSSWDRGKSSTFSLDGVIKGWKQGLAGHTVGSQVLLVVPPSLGYGSEAKDKIPANSTLVFVVDILAAY from the coding sequence ATGCGCAAATCTACTCTTTTCAAAGCCGTCGCAGCCGCTTGCACAACGATCATGTGCCTGGGATTCGCGGCATGCGGAAGTTCCAACGCGAAGTCAGATTCATCTTCCGATTCGTCATCGTCTTCCTCCAACTCCTCGTCGAAGATGAACCAGATTGCCGGCGTGACCGCCACGGGCGAGCCTGGCAAAAAGCCGACCGTCTCCTTCAAAACCCCTATGACGGTGGAAGACAACAGCTACGTCGTACTGCAGAAAGGCAACGGCGACCAAATCGAAGACGGCGACCGCATATGCACGCAGGGCATCGCCATCAATGTCAAGGACGGTTCCGAATTGGCGAGCACATGGGAGAACAATACCCCCGACTGCTCCACGGTGGTCACTTCCGACACCAGTCAGATGACTGAGAATTATTACAACATTTTCAAGGATCAGAAGCTTAACGCCACGATTGCGTTCGGCGTGAACGATTCAAATTCCGCAGGCACATCATATTTGATGGTGCTCACGATCGTGTCGAAGTCGAAGGATCTGACGAAGGCAACGGGCACGAAGGTGCATAATGTGCCTACCGATCTACCGAAGGTCACGCTTGCAAAGGATGGCAAGCCGTCGATCGACATGAACGGTTACAAGGGTTCCGACACGTTGGTTTCGCAGGATTTGATCAAGGGCGAAGGTGCCGAGGTCAAGGATACGCAGACCGTAGTGGCGCATTACACCGGCTGGCTGCTGGACGGCACGCAATTCGATTCCTCGTGGGATCGTGGCAAATCCTCCACGTTCTCGCTTGACGGCGTGATCAAGGGATGGAAGCAGGGTCTGGCCGGCCACACCGTCGGTTCCCAGGTGCTGCTGGTGGTGCCACCGAGCCTCGGCTACGGCAGCGAGGCGAAGGATAAGATTCCGGCGAACTCCACGCTGGTCTTCGTCGTCGACATCCTCGCCGCCTACTGA
- a CDS encoding tetratricopeptide repeat protein, with protein MAGQRPFNPGVSLAGAVDLEALKHQVKAEPGQAGGAPAAGGYVIDTTENTFQAMVQTSATFPILLLLWVPTDDRLFDMARQLGDAVNQLNGQIQLSRIDIASNPSIAQAFQVQGAPALFALINGRPMPILQGLPSAEEMQQLVDAVIPNLVAAAQQAGVTGSAPYSGDPDSDAANSAAGAQEQVPPEHQEAYMLAQQGDYAGAAAAYEKVLEADPNDARAARERAKALLLARSANANVREVRAAAADNPDDVEAQLAVADIDMIGGQIQDAFDRLLDFVAAGHKADIEPVRKRLLEYFTIPEPTDERLKRARRRLATLMY; from the coding sequence ATGGCAGGTCAAAGGCCGTTTAATCCGGGAGTTTCCTTGGCGGGAGCCGTCGATCTTGAAGCGTTGAAGCATCAGGTGAAGGCTGAGCCGGGGCAGGCTGGAGGCGCTCCGGCCGCCGGCGGTTACGTGATCGACACTACGGAGAACACGTTCCAGGCCATGGTGCAGACGTCGGCCACGTTCCCGATTCTGCTGCTGTTGTGGGTGCCGACCGATGATCGCCTGTTCGACATGGCACGCCAGTTGGGCGATGCCGTGAACCAGCTGAACGGCCAGATTCAGCTGTCTCGTATCGATATCGCGTCGAATCCGTCGATTGCGCAGGCGTTCCAAGTGCAGGGTGCTCCCGCTTTGTTCGCGTTGATCAACGGCCGTCCGATGCCGATTCTGCAGGGCTTGCCGTCCGCTGAGGAAATGCAGCAGCTTGTGGACGCGGTGATTCCGAATCTGGTTGCCGCCGCCCAACAGGCTGGCGTGACCGGTTCCGCGCCGTATTCGGGCGATCCGGATTCCGATGCGGCGAATTCCGCCGCCGGCGCCCAGGAGCAGGTGCCTCCGGAGCATCAGGAGGCGTATATGTTGGCACAGCAGGGCGATTACGCTGGTGCCGCAGCCGCGTACGAGAAGGTGCTTGAAGCCGATCCGAACGATGCGCGTGCCGCCCGCGAGCGTGCGAAAGCGCTGCTGTTGGCCCGTTCCGCCAATGCGAACGTGCGTGAGGTGCGTGCCGCCGCTGCTGACAATCCCGATGATGTTGAAGCGCAGCTTGCCGTCGCCGACATTGATATGATCGGCGGTCAGATTCAGGATGCGTTCGACCGTTTGCTTGATTTCGTCGCAGCCGGTCACAAGGCTGATATTGAGCCTGTTCGCAAGCGTCTGTTGGAATATTTCACGATTCCTGAGCCGACCGACGAGCGTTTGAAGCGCGCCCGCCGTCGCCTTGCCACGCTCATGTACTGA
- a CDS encoding F0F1 ATP synthase subunit delta — MRGEASRIADRVSRDSLAPKLCNSGEDAWRIGNELFTITSALDHNIQLERALTDPSRPVEDKVAVVKTLIGSQAHPLVMEIMSDLVSRRWSRVSDIANAVEDFGVDGMMYYADYTNTTLQVSVELAELHSALLNLPVVRTKLYDATVSSEARIKLLYSLIGDADFTKVTKRLAEHATCNLRNRRYLQTIQWLINKFSRHMGESMVTVTTATPLSKEQVEKLIAIYTAKTDHPVHINSVVDPTVMGGMRIQVGDEVTDNTVVAQLQHLQRTVKATA; from the coding sequence ATGCGAGGAGAAGCATCGCGTATCGCAGATCGCGTTTCGCGTGACTCGCTGGCCCCCAAGCTGTGTAACAGCGGTGAGGACGCATGGCGTATCGGGAACGAGCTGTTCACGATTACCAGCGCGCTTGACCACAACATCCAGCTTGAACGTGCCCTCACCGACCCGTCGCGCCCAGTCGAAGACAAGGTTGCGGTAGTCAAGACCCTGATCGGGAGTCAAGCCCATCCACTGGTGATGGAGATCATGTCCGATCTGGTGTCCCGTCGTTGGAGCCGCGTGTCTGATATCGCCAATGCCGTTGAGGATTTCGGCGTTGACGGCATGATGTACTACGCGGACTACACCAATACGACTTTGCAGGTCTCCGTCGAGCTTGCCGAGTTGCATTCCGCACTGCTCAACCTTCCGGTCGTGCGCACCAAGCTGTATGACGCAACCGTTTCCAGCGAAGCCCGTATCAAGCTGCTGTACAGCTTGATTGGTGACGCGGATTTCACCAAGGTGACCAAGCGTCTGGCTGAGCACGCGACCTGCAATCTGCGCAATCGTCGCTACCTGCAGACCATTCAGTGGCTGATCAACAAGTTCTCCCGACATATGGGCGAATCGATGGTCACTGTTACCACGGCAACGCCGTTGAGCAAGGAGCAGGTGGAAAAGCTCATCGCCATCTATACGGCGAAGACCGACCATCCGGTGCACATCAACTCTGTGGTCGATCCGACCGTCATGGGTGGCATGCGCATCCAGGTGGGCGACGAGGTCACTGACAACACGGTGGTCGCACAGCTGCAGCATCTTCAGCGCACGGTGAAGGCAACCGCCTGA
- a CDS encoding F0F1 ATP synthase subunit epsilon, with protein MAGLTMQVNIVAADHPVWHGTAKSVTIPAFEGGMGILPNHEPVLTVIKEGTIVVVDPDGSRRSFEVTDGFISFDSNKLTVAVERGRDVKMTE; from the coding sequence ATGGCCGGATTGACAATGCAGGTGAACATCGTCGCCGCCGACCACCCCGTGTGGCACGGTACGGCGAAGTCCGTCACCATTCCGGCTTTTGAAGGCGGAATGGGCATCCTGCCCAACCACGAGCCTGTATTGACCGTAATCAAGGAAGGAACCATCGTTGTGGTGGATCCAGATGGCAGCCGTCGCTCCTTCGAAGTGACCGACGGTTTCATCTCCTTCGATTCGAACAAGCTCACCGTTGCGGTTGAGCGTGGACGTGACGTCAAGATGACTGAGTAG
- a CDS encoding F0F1 ATP synthase subunit gamma has product MGSQLALKSRIASTASLEKIFNAQEMIASSHIAKARDVALNAKPYTDAIFDAVQALVAHTHIDHPIVKKDEDNPRVAVLALTSDRGMAGPYTSSIIRETESLLARLDAAGKQPELYVYGRRGVTYYKYRNRDVAGTWEGDTDQPGVEVAESISKALMDAYMKPASEGGVSELYIVFTEFVNMVVQKVRVLRMLPVELVLPEQQDSGPVSESDADAATPLYAFEPSVDEVLDAILPKYIQSRIHECLLTAAASETASRQNAMHTATDNARSLIDDLTRKLNASRQASITQELTEIIGSADALNKKEE; this is encoded by the coding sequence ATGGGCTCGCAACTCGCATTGAAATCTAGGATCGCCTCCACCGCGTCGTTGGAGAAAATCTTCAACGCGCAGGAGATGATCGCGTCTTCGCACATCGCCAAGGCACGTGACGTCGCCTTGAACGCGAAGCCGTATACCGATGCGATTTTCGACGCCGTGCAAGCGCTGGTGGCCCATACCCATATCGACCATCCGATCGTGAAGAAGGACGAGGACAACCCTCGCGTGGCTGTCCTCGCCCTCACCTCGGATCGTGGTATGGCAGGACCGTACACCTCCTCGATCATCCGCGAAACGGAATCGCTGCTGGCCCGCCTCGATGCGGCAGGCAAGCAGCCGGAACTGTATGTGTATGGTCGTCGCGGTGTGACGTACTACAAGTACCGCAATCGTGATGTTGCCGGTACTTGGGAAGGCGATACCGACCAGCCCGGCGTAGAAGTCGCAGAGTCCATCTCGAAGGCACTGATGGACGCCTACATGAAGCCGGCGAGCGAGGGTGGAGTTTCCGAACTCTACATCGTGTTCACCGAATTCGTGAATATGGTTGTTCAGAAGGTGCGCGTGCTGCGTATGCTGCCCGTTGAACTCGTGCTTCCGGAACAGCAGGATTCCGGTCCTGTGTCCGAATCCGATGCCGATGCCGCGACCCCGCTTTATGCGTTCGAGCCGAGCGTCGACGAAGTGCTTGACGCGATTCTGCCGAAGTACATCCAGTCCCGTATTCATGAATGCCTGCTCACCGCGGCGGCATCCGAGACTGCAAGCCGACAGAACGCTATGCATACGGCTACAGACAATGCCCGCAGCCTGATCGACGACCTGACCCGCAAGCTCAACGCTTCGCGACAGGCTTCGATTACCCAGGAACTTACCGAAATCATCGGCAGCGCCGACGCGCTGAATAAGAAGGAAGAGTAG